In Neofelis nebulosa isolate mNeoNeb1 chromosome 10, mNeoNeb1.pri, whole genome shotgun sequence, one DNA window encodes the following:
- the RBM14 gene encoding RNA-binding protein 14 isoform X2, translated as MEKEADAKAAIAQLNGKEVKGKRINVELSTKGQKKGPGLAIQSGDKTKKPGAGDTAFPGTGGFSATFDYQQAFGNSTGGFDGQARQPTPPFFGRDRSPLRRSPPRASYVAPLTAQPATYRAQPSVSLGAAYRAQPSASLGVGYRTQPMTAQAASYRAQPSVSLGAPYRGQLASPSSQSAAASSLGPYGGAQPSASALSSYGGQPAAASSLNSYGAQGSSLASYGNQPSSYGAQAASSYGVRAAASSYNTQGAASSLGSYGAQAASYGAQSAASSLAYGAQAASYNAQPSASYNAQSAPYAAQQAASYSSQPAAYVAQPATAAAYASQPAAYAAQATTPMAGSYGAQPVVQTQLNSYGAQASMGLSGSYGAQSAAAATGSYGAAAAYGAQPSATLAAPYRAQSSASLAASYAAQQHPQAAASYRGQPGNAYDGAGQPSAAYLSMSQGAVANANSTPPPYERTRLSPPRASYDDPYKKAVAMSKRYGSDRRLAELSDYRRLSESQLSFRRSPTKSSLDYRRLPDAHSDYARYSGSYNDYLRAAQMHSGYQRRM; from the exons ATGGAGAAGGAAGCAGATGCCAAAGCCGCCATCGCGCAGCTCAACGGCAAAGAAGTGAAGGGCAAGCGCATCAACGTGGAACTCTCAACCAAGGGTCAGAAGAAGGGGCCCGGCCTGGCTATCCAGTCTGGGGACAAGACCAAGAAACCAGGGGCTGGGGATACGGCATTCCCTGGAACTGGTGGCTTCTCTGCCACCTTCGACTACCAGCAGGCTTTTGGCAACAGCACTGGTGGCTTTGATGGGCAAGCCCGTCAGCCCACACCACCCTTCTTTGGTCGCGACCGCAGCCCCCTGCGCCGTTCACCTCCCCGAGCCTCCTATGTGGCTCCTCTGACGGCCCAGCCAGCCACCTACCGGGCCCAGCCCTCAGTGTCGTTGGGAGCTGCCTACAGGGCCCAGCCTTCTGCCTCTTTGGGTGTCGGCTATCGGACTCAGCCCATGACAGCCCAGGCAGCCTCTTACCGCGCTCAGCCCTCTGTCTCCCTTGGGGCCCCATACAGGGGCCAGCTGGCTAGTCCTAGCTCCCAGTCTGCTGCAGCTTCCTCGCTTGGCCCATATGGTGGAGCTCAGCCCTCGGCCTCAGCCCTCTCCTCCTATGGGGGTCAGCCAGCTGCGGCTTCCTCGCTCAACTCCTATGGGGCTCAGGGTTCCTCCCTTGCCTCCTATGGTAACCAGCCATCCTCTTATGGCGCGCAGGCTGCCTCCTCCTATGGGGTTCGTGCGGCTGCCTCCTCTTACAACACCCAGGGAGCAGCTTCCTCCCTAGGCTCCTATGGGGCCCAGGCAGCCTCCTATGGAGCCCAGTCTGCAGCCTCCTCACTTGCTTATGGGGCCCAGGCAGCTTCATACAATGCCCAGCCCTCGGCCTCTTACAATGCCCAGTCTGCCCCGTATGCTGCACAGCAGGCTGCTTCCTACTCTTCCCAGCCGGCTGCCTATGTGGCACAGCCAGCTACAGCTGCTGCCTATGCCAGCCAACCAGCTGCCTATGCTGCACAAGCCACTACCCCAATGGCTGGCTCCTATGGGGCCCAGCCGGTTGTTCAGACCCAGCTGAATAGTTATGGGGCTCAAGCATCAATGGGCCTGTCAGGCTCCTATGGGGCTCAATCAGCTGCTGCGGCCACTGGCTCCTATGGTGCTGCAGCTGCCTATGGGGCCCAGCCTTCTGCCACCCTGGCAGCTCCGTACCGTGCTCAGTCGTCAGCCTCATTGGCTGCTTCCTATGCTGCCCAGCAGCATCCCCAGGCTGCTGCCTCCTACCGTGGCCAGCCGGGCAATGCCTACGATGGGGCAGGTCAGCCGTCTGCAGCCTACCTGTCCATGTCCCAGGGGGCCGTTGCCAACGCCAACAGCACCCCGCCGCCCTATGAGCGTACCCGTCTCTCCCCACCCCGGGCCAGCTACGACGATCCCTACAAAAAGGCTGTCGCCATGTCGAAAAG GTATGGTTCCGACCGGCGTTTAGCCGAGCTCTCTGATTACCGCCGTTTATCAGAGTCGCAGCTTTCGTTCCGCCGCTCGCCGACAAAGTCCTCGCTGGATTACCGTCGCCTGCCCGATGCCCATTCCGATTACGCACGCTATTCGGGCTCCTATAATGATTACCTGCGGGCAGCTCAGATGCACTCTGGCTACCAGCGCCGCATGTAG